The Phyllopteryx taeniolatus isolate TA_2022b chromosome 7, UOR_Ptae_1.2, whole genome shotgun sequence genome has a segment encoding these proteins:
- the LOC133481003 gene encoding transmembrane protein 69-like — MLSVVFKRKSTVAAQKLLHLARHPPKCWPSSLLRVTNSGSDPQLVSWASLARPSTEWPQVSWEKYSPALLACMGSGLFPRTPFNLAFTARNQYFHSSVIRLKKRLQPEPPPRELDLLRYDMKDLWKSPKPALWLGFAGLIPFVAPPLFMGVTESYLPEFAYAQVAYAASIVSFLGGARWGFALPDSSPAKPDWINLSNSVIPSLLAWVTMLMADSIVPAATMVIMALGISLHYDLSLLPTYPSWFKALRAVLTMVAFFSLVGTLIAHGIYPEKNFFSE; from the exons ATGCTCTCtgttgtatttaaaagaaaaagcactGTAGCTGCCCAGAAG TTATTGCACTTGGCACGACACCCACCAAAATGTTGGCCATCGTCACTTCTCAGAGTAACTAATAGTGGATCAGACCCTCAACTGGTCAGCTGGGCATCCTTGGCCAGGCCGTCAACAGAATGGCCTCAAGTTTCCTGGGAAAAGTATTCTCCTGCCCTCCTTGCTTGCATGGGGAGTGGCCTCTTCCCGAGGACCCCATTTAATTTGGCTTTTACAGCGAGGAATCAATATTTCCATTCTTCTGTCATAAGGCTAAAGAAGCGACTACAGCCCGAACCTCCTCCCAGAGAGCTGGACCTGCTGCGCTATGACATGAAGGACTTGTGGAAGAGTCCCAAACCAGCTCTGTGGTTGGGGTTTGCCGGACTGATCCCCTTTGTTGCCCCCCCTCTCTTCATGGGCGTGACTGAAAGCTACCTTCCCGAGTTTGCCTACGCTCAGGTGGCCTACGCCGCCTCCATCGTTTCCTTCCTGGGCGGAGCTCGTTGGGGGTTCGCCCTCCCTGATAGCAGCCCGGCTAAACCTGACTGGATTAACCTGAGCAACAGTGTGATTCCTTCACTCTTAGCCTGGGTTACCATGCTAATGGCCGACAGCATTGTTCCTGCAGCAACCATGGTTATCATGGCATTGGGAATCTCACTTCACTATGATCTGTCACTGCTGCCCACTTACCCCAGCTGGTTTAAAGCCCTGCGTGCCGTCTTGACCATggtggcatttttttccctagtTGGTACACTCATCGCACATGGAATTTACCCagagaagaattttttttcagagtGA
- the LOC133481002 gene encoding mitochondrial adenyl nucleotide antiporter SLC25A24-like, which produces MLKGVSGSCAWTSTKKKEKKRKRKKEGRRSLRQSQPRDLVCKYTRSFPKKSDLMIDFIQASPRSTCVLFAATLRKSHGAETSSGEPRSAFSSTMYQMVRNLFFTDCRCASDASKSYEELFAKLDTNKDGKVDVSELKAGLAAMGIRTRKGAARKIVSSGDQNQDEGLDFNEFSKYLKEHEKKLQLTFKSLDKNNDGQIDFMEIKQSLADLGLDIGKKEAEKILQSIDGDGTMTVDWNEWREHFLLTTATNLEEIVRYWKHTTVLDIGDSLTIPDEFTEEEKTTGLWWKQLSAGAMAGAVSRTGTAPLDRMKVFMQVHASKSNQINLVSGFKQMLKEGGLASLWRGNGINVLKIAPETAIKFTAYEKYKKMLSSEPGKIKTHERFIAGSLAGATAQTAIYPMEVMKTRLTLRKTGQYSGMFDCAKKILKKEGVKAFYKGYVPNILGIIPYAGIDLAVYESLKNLWLSRYAKDTANPGVLVLLGCGTISSTCGQLASYPLALVRTRMQAQASLEGAEQLHMKQMVKKILEKEGFFGLYRGILPNFMKVLPAVSISYVVYEYMRSGLGIQK; this is translated from the exons ATGCTGAAGGGTGTGTCTGGCTCATGTGCGTGGacgagcacaaaaaaaaaagaaaagaaaagaaaaagaaaaaaagaagggagGCGGTCTCTCAGGCAAAGTCAGCCACGCGACCTCGTATGCAAGTACACGCGCTCCTTCCCAAAGAAAAGCGATTTGATGATCGACTTCATTCAAGCGTCTCCCCGGTCGACGTGTGTTCTCTTCGCTGCGACATTGCGGAAATCCCACGGAGCCGAAACCAGCAGCGGCGAACCCAGgagtgcattttcttccaccATGTACCAAATGGTTCGAAATCTGTTTTTTACGGACTGCCGGTGCGCATCGGATGCTTCCAAAAGTTACGAGGAGCTGTTCGCCAAACTCGACACGAACAAGGATGGGAAAGTGGATGTGTCGGAACTGAAGGCAGGCCTGGCTGCAATGGGCATCCGGACCCGGAAAGGAGCGGCTCGG AAAATTGTTTCATCTGGAGACCAGAACCAAGATGAAGGGCTCGACTTCAACGAGTTCTCCAAGTACCTGAAGGAACACGAGAAGAAGTTACAGCTGACCTTCAAGAGCTTAGACAAAAACAATGATG GTCAAATAGACTTCATGGAGATCAAGCAGTCCCTTGCAGATCTTGGGCTGGACATCGGCAAAAAGGAAGCAGAGAAGATCCTTCAGAG tattgatGGAGATGGGACCATGACTGTGGACTGGAATGAATGGAGGGAGCATTTCCTATTAACCACAGCTACCAACCTTGAGGAGATTGTCCGATATTGGAAACACACTACG GTGTTGGACATTGGTGACAGCCTCACCATCCCAGATGAGTTTACAGAAGAGGAGAAGACCACAGGTTTGTGGTGGAAGCAGCTGTCTGCGGGGGCCATGGCAGGGGCAGTGTCCCGTACAGGTACTGCCCCACTGGACAGAATGAAGGTCTTCATGCAG GTCCACGCTTCCAAGAGCAACCAAATCAACTTGGTCAGTGGTTTCAAGCAAATGTTGAAAGAAGGAGGCTTGGCGTCTTTATGGCGAGGAAATGGCATTAATGTCCTGAAGATTGCCCCAGAGACTGCCATTAAATTCACAGCCTATGAGAag TATAAGAAGATGCTGTCCAGCGAACCAGGGAAGATCAAGACACATGAGAGGTTCATTGCAGGATCGCTTGCTGGAGCAACAGCGCAAACAGCCATCTACCCCATGGAG GTGATGAAGACCAGGCTAACCCTGAGGAAGACAGGGCAATACTCGGGAATGTTTGACTGTGCcaagaaaatcctgaaaaaggAAGGCGTTAAGGCATTCTACAAGGGCTATGTTCCTAATATTCTAGGAATCATTCCATATGCTGGGATAGACCTGGCTGTTTATGAG AGCTTGAAGAACTTGTGGTTGTCCCGCTATGCCAAAGACACAGCCAACCCGGGTGTGCTGGTGCTGCTGGGCTGTGGTACCATCTCTAGTACTTGTGGCCAGCTGGCCAGCTACCCCTTGGCTCTGGTCCGCACCAGGATGCAGGCGCAAG CTTCTCTCGAGGGTGCGGAGCAATTGCACATGAAGCAGATGGTGAAGAAGATTCTCGAGAAAGAAGGATTCTTTGGACTTTACCGTGGCATCTTGCCCAATTTCATGAAGGTGCTGCCAGCCGTCAGCATCAGCTATGTGGTGTATGAATATATGCGGTCAGGCTTGGGTATACAGAAGTAG